TGATAACGCCAATGTCAGCAAGCAGCGTCGGCTTCGAGATCAGAAGTGAGTCCATCTTCTCAAAGACAATGATCGCGATGTCGAAATCGCCCCTCTCGATCGCCCGGTCGTGCTCCTTTCTGTCGCGCGATGACACGGCGATCTTGAGGCCCAAGGCGCTGTAACGCTTGTGGAATTGCTCGAATTTCTCCTCGGCGAGGGACTTGAGCGGCAGGAGGTAGAAGGCTCGTCTGTTCTTTCTTGCGGCCGCCACCGCTGCCATCTCTCCGACGAACGTCTTGCCGGACGACGTGGGCGCAAAGATGAGCAAGTTCTGGCCAGAAAACAGGTCGAATTCGGCAACCGCTCGCGACTGAATCGGCAGCAGCCGCGGGAACGCCTCGCGCCACACTTTCAGGACTGCGTCATCCACTCCGTAGGCGGACAGCAAGGAAGTGTCTATCCCCGACAGGCTGCCGGGCGAGCTATTTCCCATGTCGCCCGTCTTGTTTCACATCATTGGAAGCATGAATTATGAACGCAACTGTCCACAGATGAGGTTGAATTGACGTTGTAGGGGCGGTTCACGAACCGCCCAAAAAGAATGTAAATCAAAACATAGAAGGGCGCTTCGTGAAGCGCCCCTACAAACCGCGATGTCTGCATGTGAGCTGCCATGTATCTATCAGCGATGTAAAGCTGCAACAGGGTTCATCCAAACATTTCGTGGACGAGGCCACTCGCTCTCTTCTGCCTCCACGCCTCCGCCCTTCTGGGCAATCGTCCGACACCATAGGCTTTGGCCGACGGCTGTCTGCTTAATCTGCGGATAACTAGAAGGTGGAGCATCACGGCTGTCAAGCGACAATCAATTGAGAAGGAGCTCGCCGAGGCAGAAACGATGAAGGGTTACGTTAAGAAGGCCGTGGAGATACTGGCCACGGCAGATCAGAACACGCTGAAGGGACGGGATGATCGCGGCTACGGATCGCGATGTCTGCTGGGCGGACGTGTAATCGCCTCGTGGCGGCTGGGCGCTACAAGAAGGGGACCTTGCTGCTGCCGACATTTTTGAGGGTTATCGATAACGAGAACTGCGTGTCGCGGTGCGTTGCCTCCTGCCAAGCGGCGTTTTTGTATTCCCACGCTACCTTTGATTCCTGACCCGCAAAGAACATGAGCGACCAGCACTGGGAGTGATACACCACGGTGTAGTTGTTCTGGTTGAAGAGGTTGTCAGCAATGTTGTAGTTGACGGTCGTGTTCAGCTCCCACTTCGGGTGAGGCGCACATCCGAGCTCAGCGGTGAGGTAGCGGGTGTCGGCATAGGAACTATCGTCGTAGCTCGTAACGGTGCTCGGACGGAACAGGTCGATGCAGCGGTAGCGGAGCGATGCATGCCAGCTTTGTTTATTGTAGTTGGCTGCTAGCGTGTAGTTGGAGATGCGATTTTTGTGCGGATTGTAGTTGAGTTGGAGGTTAGCATCGAGCGTCTCGGTCGGCCGCATAGTCATTGACGCCATAACGTCGGAGAAGGGGCTATAGTCAATCCGGTATGGGTTGAGCTCGGCTTTTTTGAGAATCATTGCCTGTCGGAAGTCGTAGCTCTGTCGGAAAGTGAGCTCGAGGAGGTCTCGATATGTGGTCTTGGGCTGCCCATCGTCGCCGGGTTTCACGATCTTGGCCCTGAGGCGGTTAGTGAGCGAGTATGTCGTGGCGCTTCTTCCCCACAGGCCGGGGGTTATCATGCCGATATAATCCATGCCATCGTAAGTAAGGTCGTAGTAGCGCCCTGAGCGGTCGCCGGAGAGATCGATGCTGCAAAGCAGCGATTGGTTGACGGCGGGGACATAATCGAAGTTCACAGAGGGCGTGATGAGGTGTTCCACCTTGTCGATGTTGCCCCAACCTGAGACGGAGAAGATTCTGTGGACAGCGGGCCCGGAACAGCTCAGGCTACAGTCGTATATCTCCCTCCTGACGTCATTGCCGTGGCGCACCACTCTCTCGAACGGTCGCTCCTTGTCGAATATGTCTTCGTCCTTGCGGCCGGTCATGAGCTCCGAATTGTCCGCGATGAACGAGTAGGTCTTGACCTTGCCCAGGCCCTCGACGCCGAGCTCGGACAGGTCAAGCGCCGAATCGATATACCAAGTGGTGCGGAGGCCCACGCGGCCTGTGAGCGAAAGCCACCGGCCAATGTTGAAGGGGTAGATGAGTTGGGGATAGACATCGAACCTGTTAGTCGTCCTCTTGATCGGGACCTCGACGCCTGTGGCGTAGCTCCAGAAGCCGGACTCCTGAGTGAGGCGGGAGGCCTGAAGCGAGAACTGATAGAACAAAGGCGTGTGGGATATGGGTCGCCTCATGCCCATGAAGCTGATCTCGGGCAGCTTTTGCAGGGTGGTGTCTATGTGGGTGTCTTTGTCGAGGCCCTCCACGTGCTTCACGTTCGCTGAAAAGTAGTATTGCGACCAGCTCTTGATCAAGGAGACCTCCGAGACGATCTCCTGGGGGCGGTTATAGATGTTCCATATATAATCCTCGCCAAACTGCTTGTCGCTGATGTAGTTGATGTTCGCCGTCGCCTTGAAGCCCTTGCTGAGGTCTTGGGTGTGCTGCCACTTGAGCCGCCAGCGCTCGGAGGGGTTGTTGAATATGGTGGTGGTCTCCTCCGGCTCTTCGCCTGGCCTCTTGGAGGCATGGTAGGCGTAGAAGTTGCCGCCCGACGTGGGCGAGAGCACATACCGGAACTCTAGCGACTGCGCGCAGGTCCCCTCGTCGTAGCACTCCAGTGAAAACGTTGCGTCCGTGTTCTCTGTCGTCGCCCAGAAGAACGAGGTCTTCACGAAGTTGCCCAAGAGCGAGCTGCTACCGACCTCGGGCATCAAGAATCCCGTCGTCCTCGCGGGCGTGATCGGATATATCCAGTAGGGCAGATAGGCCACCGGGAACTTCTTGACCCACATCGAGCCGCGGCGCAGGTAGATGTACTTATCGACATGGATGGTCGCACGCTTCATCTTGAAGGACCAATCCGGCACCTCTTGCGAGCAGGACGAAAACGTCGCGTCATATACTCTATATCTGTCGAGCTTGAAGCGGTCAAGCTCGCGGGCCTTGAGGAAGTATGACGGCTCCAGGTATGCCTCCGCCGAATACACCTTCCCGAGGCGCGTTCCGAGGTTCATCTCGAGCTTGTCCCCGACGATCCTACTCTTCTGGTACTCAAGGATGATGTTGCCGGTCGCTACGGTCTCCATGGTTTGCCTGTTGAAGGTTATCTTGTCGGCTCGCAGCCTGATCTCGCCGAAGCGGATATCGACGTCGCCCTCGAGCGTTGCGACGCCCGTTTTGGCGTCATAGTGCTGGTGGACCGCATAGACCTGGACGGTGTCCTCTTTCTTGACCATTTCCATCAGTTTCTTCTGTGTCTCTTCTGCCGCCGAGAAGATCTTTTCCTGTGCGCGGGCCTGAGGGCATAGGAACAGGAATGAAACCAGCGTTAGACAAGCGAAAGAGATGTCCCGCGCCCAGCCCAAACGCCCCTTGGGATGGATTAGCCTTGGGGTTCTAATCTGGCAGCTCAATCGTCTGCTTTGGGGTTGCGGGGACTTTTTGTGCGGTCGGAGCGGCCTCTTTCGCTCCTTCGTCGGGACTCACCCTTTGGTCCGGCGCGAAGAACGTGAGCAAGTCCCCAAGCACTTGTTTGAGGCGTTTGCGTTCCACTACGATGTCGATAAAGCCATGTTCCTGGACGAACTCCGCGCTCTGGAAGCCTTCCGGGAGCTCCTCGCCGATGGTCTCCTTTATCACGCGTGGCCCCGCGAAGCCGACCAGCGCCTTTGGCTCCGCGACAATTATATCTCCAAGCATTGCGAAGGAGGCCATGACGCCGGCTGTTGATGGATCGGCCAGAACCGAGATGAAGAGGTTGCCCGTTAGGCCGAACCTTGCCGCTGCCTGGGATGTCTTGGCCATTTGCATCAGGGAGAGCATGCCCTCCTGCATCCTTGCACCTCCGGTGCTTGCGATGGTGATCATGGGGATGTTTTTCTTGCCGGCTCGCTCGAAGCCTCGTGTAACCTTCTCGCCTACGACCGAGCCCATACTGCCCCCCATGAACCTGAAGTCCATCGCTGAGACCATCACCGGCAATCCTCCTATCTTGCCTCGAGCATTCAGGACGGCATCTGCCATGTTGGTCTTGGCCTGATTTTCCCTGAGCCGGTCCCTGTATTTCTTGCTGTCCACGAACTTCAGTGGGTCGGTCGGATAAAGCTCCGCGTCAACCTCGGTGTATTCACCGTTGTCAAAGATGAGGTGGCAGCGTTCCGTGGCGGTGAGCTTGAAGTGGTAGTTGCACTTGGGGCAGACCTTGAGGTTATCTTGAACCTCTCGCCTATAAACGATCTCGCCGCAGCCGGGGCACTTGAGCCACATCCCATCGGGCATCTCGATCTTCGTGCCCTGGGCTGGCCTTTGGATGCCCTTTCGTTTCTTAAACCACATGACCGATAAACACCTCTACGCCGCTCACGTTCCCGTATCGCACCTTGCATGGCCCCTTGTCAGAACTCAATGACCTCGCCCTGTTCAAGTAGTGCTACGTCCCCACCGAGCGCAGCAGCCTCCCTCGCAATCCGCTCCACGTAACCGGGCTTCATGTGGAACAATCGTATAGGAACATCCTTCCCAACCAACGAGACAAGACCCTCAAGCTGCTCCGGGACGAGATGACCGGTCTTGCTGGCCAACTCCCTCAACTTGTTGGGGAAGGATGCCTCGATGAGCACGAGCTTTAGGTTCTCGGTTTCGCGAGCGCGTTGGATGATGGGGCCGATCTCTCGCGTATCGGCGGAGTAGAGCATAGCGTTTCTGCCCTCAGAGATGACGAAGCCAACCGTCGGAACGCTGTGTTCGACGCTGAAGGGGGTTACGACGAGCTCGCCGACCCTCTTGGGCTCCCCGGGCCTGAGGGTCTCAATCACCGCCACCGAACTTCCAGTCCGCTTGATGGCCGTGAAGTCAGGCCACATGGTGCCGTTGAGGAGATGGCGCTGAATTGCGTCGGCGGTCTCCAAAGTCGCTATGATCCTAAGAGGCGCCTTGGCGTCAGCAAAGATGTTGTCCGTCAAGAAAGCGAGGCTGGCGCAGTGATCGAGATGCGAGTGGCTGATTACCGCGGCGTCGATGCGCCTTTGCGCCTCGAGGGGAAGCGACTCAGCGGCCGAGCCAGCATCCAGGAGGATGTGGTCGTTGACGAGAAAGCCGGTTACCCTATGATATTGAGTAACGCCTCCATAGCAGCCCAACACGCGCAGCTTCATGGTTTATCCTCCGCTATCTTCAAAGCAGCGGCAACGCCCGACATCGCCTACCCATCTTTTGCCTTTCTGTGCAACCAGCTGACGCCCCCAGTCGATGCAATCCTACTTGAGGACAGCGTAGCGAATCAAGCACAGCGCGTCGATGGCGGCAGATAGCTTCGTCCCGACGCGGTCTGAGTGGTAGTGGAACCGATGCGCCACGGTCGCCGTCTTGGTCGCCGTGGCTATAAACACTGTGCCCACTTCTAGCTTCTCTGTCCCCGTCGCCGGGCCCGCAAGCCCCGTCGTGCCCAAACCCACGTCAGAGCCGCACAACTGCATCACTCGCTCGGCCATCCTTTTTGCCACCTCGGGGCTGACCACGCTGTGCCGCTGAATGAGCTCGCGAGGCACACCGAGCACGTTCACCTTTGCCTCAACGCCATAGACGCAGAGGCCAGCCAGGAAAAACCGTGAACTGCCGGGCACATTCGTCAACGAGTGTGCAATCAGGCCGCCGGTGCATGACTCAGCAACCGCCAGCGTGAGTTGCCTCGAAACGAAGAGCTGCGCTATCTCCTCGGCCAAACGAGCAATCTCAAGCTCAAGCTTTGCCCGGTCAGACACCAGTCTCCCTCCCAAGCAAACGCCTCAACATTTTCTTGAAGGCGTAGATTGCGCCGAAGAGATTTCCCCAAAGCCTCGTCTGCTTGTTCATGTAAAACAAGCGCCTTAACCCGCTCTGCGTCGCCGGCAGAAGCACATCATCCGCCGACAATACCCCCTCACGGACCGCAACCTTGTGAACTGCGGTGTGCGGCTCAATCCTAATGTAACTCGCAAAAACCCTACAACGAGAGCGCAGCTTGAGCTTCGAGCCTACGAAAAACCTGAGCAGCTTGAAAAAATCACTCCACCTCTCACCAGGGGGGCTTATGAAAAAATTGTAGGAAACTGAGGCGCGGGCGTCCTGTTGGGCCATC
This portion of the bacterium genome encodes:
- a CDS encoding CinA family protein; amino-acid sequence: MSDRAKLELEIARLAEEIAQLFVSRQLTLAVAESCTGGLIAHSLTNVPGSSRFFLAGLCVYGVEAKVNVLGVPRELIQRHSVVSPEVAKRMAERVMQLCGSDVGLGTTGLAGPATGTEKLEVGTVFIATATKTATVAHRFHYHSDRVGTKLSAAIDALCLIRYAVLK
- a CDS encoding 3',5'-cyclic-nucleotide phosphodiesterase, giving the protein MKLRVLGCYGGVTQYHRVTGFLVNDHILLDAGSAAESLPLEAQRRIDAAVISHSHLDHCASLAFLTDNIFADAKAPLRIIATLETADAIQRHLLNGTMWPDFTAIKRTGSSVAVIETLRPGEPKRVGELVVTPFSVEHSVPTVGFVISEGRNAMLYSADTREIGPIIQRARETENLKLVLIEASFPNKLRELASKTGHLVPEQLEGLVSLVGKDVPIRLFHMKPGYVERIAREAAALGGDVALLEQGEVIEF
- the lptD gene encoding LPS assembly protein LptD, with protein sequence MEMVKKEDTVQVYAVHQHYDAKTGVATLEGDVDIRFGEIRLRADKITFNRQTMETVATGNIILEYQKSRIVGDKLEMNLGTRLGKVYSAEAYLEPSYFLKARELDRFKLDRYRVYDATFSSCSQEVPDWSFKMKRATIHVDKYIYLRRGSMWVKKFPVAYLPYWIYPITPARTTGFLMPEVGSSSLLGNFVKTSFFWATTENTDATFSLECYDEGTCAQSLEFRYVLSPTSGGNFYAYHASKRPGEEPEETTTIFNNPSERWRLKWQHTQDLSKGFKATANINYISDKQFGEDYIWNIYNRPQEIVSEVSLIKSWSQYYFSANVKHVEGLDKDTHIDTTLQKLPEISFMGMRRPISHTPLFYQFSLQASRLTQESGFWSYATGVEVPIKRTTNRFDVYPQLIYPFNIGRWLSLTGRVGLRTTWYIDSALDLSELGVEGLGKVKTYSFIADNSELMTGRKDEDIFDKERPFERVVRHGNDVRREIYDCSLSCSGPAVHRIFSVSGWGNIDKVEHLITPSVNFDYVPAVNQSLLCSIDLSGDRSGRYYDLTYDGMDYIGMITPGLWGRSATTYSLTNRLRAKIVKPGDDGQPKTTYRDLLELTFRQSYDFRQAMILKKAELNPYRIDYSPFSDVMASMTMRPTETLDANLQLNYNPHKNRISNYTLAANYNKQSWHASLRYRCIDLFRPSTVTSYDDSSYADTRYLTAELGCAPHPKWELNTTVNYNIADNLFNQNNYTVVYHSQCWSLMFFAGQESKVAWEYKNAAWQEATHRDTQFSLSITLKNVGSSKVPFL
- the accD gene encoding acetyl-CoA carboxylase, carboxyltransferase subunit beta; translation: MWFKKRKGIQRPAQGTKIEMPDGMWLKCPGCGEIVYRREVQDNLKVCPKCNYHFKLTATERCHLIFDNGEYTEVDAELYPTDPLKFVDSKKYRDRLRENQAKTNMADAVLNARGKIGGLPVMVSAMDFRFMGGSMGSVVGEKVTRGFERAGKKNIPMITIASTGGARMQEGMLSLMQMAKTSQAAARFGLTGNLFISVLADPSTAGVMASFAMLGDIIVAEPKALVGFAGPRVIKETIGEELPEGFQSAEFVQEHGFIDIVVERKRLKQVLGDLLTFFAPDQRVSPDEGAKEAAPTAQKVPATPKQTIELPD